A region from the Cryptococcus gattii WM276 chromosome H, complete sequence genome encodes:
- a CDS encoding phosphoribosylformylglycinamidine synthase, putative (Similar to TIGR gene model, INSD accession AAW45560.1) has product MLVLPGSSAITPSRRATLLKLFQSAIPSITSVDAVHLHFVNPTSDEAKSLLADTKSAERDILNALLAYGDNEQLDSTKSFIGAGMKGDVFALYVLPRAGTISPWSSKATDIARLCRLAGHVSRLERGALYLFTSSGSISLREVRHYLHFIHDRMTQLVHTTLPASAAVFPPTPPNPSALISVPILGAEDPHAVLGEANARLGLALSETEIPYLVESFLAAGRNPTDAELFMFAQVNSEHCRHKIFNAKWTIDGHEQKNSLFGMIRNTEKAVHSKGTLSAYEDNAAVMEGYEAPRFAVGGKGDGSYTSQMEKNPILIKVETHNHPTAVSPYPGAATGSGGEIRDEGATGRGSHPKAGLAGYTTSDLLIPNFTQPWESDIGRPAHIASALDIMIEAPLGAASFNNEFGRPALGGYWRTWLMSVKDAEGKEEWRGYHKPIMIAGGLGNVRPQYARKDKISPGSKVIVLGGPGMLIGLGGGAASSMASGASSADLDFASVQRENPEMERRCQQVIDACISRGDGAGNPIESIHDVGAGGLSNALPELVHDSGLGAVFEIRDVLVDDPSMSPMEIWCNESQERYVLAVAAEDLAAFEEIAKRERCPFSVVGTATAEERLIVTDRLLGDNVIDISMSVLFGKPPRMHREAQTIHPERDAFDSSLFTYLPAYAGAPKTSLMAESINRVLRLPSVGSKSFLITIGDRTITGLVTRDQMVGPWQVPVADVAVTRSSYGFDVVVGEAMSMGERTPLALLNAGASARMAIAESLTNLAASSVADISQIKLSANWMSAASHFGEGAKLYEAVQAIGMDLCPKLGVGIPVGKDSMSMSMKWPGEKGEQKQVTAPLSLIVTAFAPVNNVEKTWTPVLRTDKGETVLVFVDLARGKQRLGGSAIAQVFKQLGADAPDVEEAADVRAFFQAVQALKKAETVLAYHDRSDGGLLTTLVEMAFAGRSGIEVTVDAISSSGDAVAALFNEELGAVMQVKTDELSAFTDAFVKAGFPTQHIHVIGKVLGRENQSVSIIHKSEAIYTGTRGQLQQLWAETSYKIQVMRDEPTGAKEEFDAILDDDDEGLVYNVPFKYLPDVTDANRLASPPKVAILREQGVNGHIEMAWSFHAAGFEAVDVHMSDIISSKVSLSSFAGVAACGGFSYGDVLGAGNGWAKSVLLNPTARKEFEQFFQREDTFALGVCNGCQFFAQLKEIIPGTEHWPIFKANRSERFEGRVVNVKVSPEAAKSNIFFSDMAGAIVPIAVAHGEGRPSFVTGSLDGLNENNLIPLRYVDSTGAVATTYPKNPNGGPEGIAAVSTLNGRVLAVMPHPERVVARESFSWFPEEMGKTWEGKGPWFRLFQNAYKFATEGKQ; this is encoded by the coding sequence ATGCTCGTCCTTCCCGGATCTTCTGCGATCACTCCTTCTCGAAGGGCTACCCTCCTCAAGCTTTTCCAGTCGGCTATTCCCTCCATCACTTCCGTTGATGCGGTGCATCTTCACTTTGTCAACCCTACCTCTGATGAAGCCAAGTCACTCCTTGCCGACACGAAGTCTGCTGAGCGAGATATCCTCAATGCCTTACTCGCTTATGGCGATAATGAGCAGCTTGACTCTACGAAGTCATTTATTGGGGCAGGCATGAAGGGTGATGTGTTTGCGCTTTACGTGCTTCCTCGCGCCGGCACCATTTCCCCTTGGTCTTCTAAGGCTACTGACATCGCCAGGCTCTGTCGTCTTGCTGGCCACGTCTCCCGTCTTGAGCGCGGTGCGCTCTACCTCTTTACCTCCAGTGGGAGTATCAGTCTTCGGGAAGTGCGGCACTACTTGCACTTTATCCACGATCGCATGACTCAGCTCGTCCACACTACATTGCCAGCTTCTGCTGCCGTCTTCCCACCTACACCTCCTAACCCCTCCGCCCTTATCTCCGTGCCAATTCTGGGTGCTGAAGACCCTCACGCCGTTCTCGGTGAGGCCAACGCTCGATTGGGTCTCGCCCTCTCTGAGACTGAAATTCCTTACCTTGTCGAGTCTTTCCTTGCTGCCGGTCGTAACCCAACCGACGCTGAGCTCTTCATGTTCGCACAAGTCAACTCTGAGCACTGTCGACACAAGATCTTTAACGCCAAATGGACCATTGACGGTCACGAGCAGAAAAACAGCTTGTTTGGTATGATTCGAAACACTGAAAAGGCTGTCCACTCAAAGGGTACTCTTTCCGCCTACGAAGACAACGCCGCTGTCATGGAGGGTTATGAGGCTCCTCGATTTGCTGTCGGAGGCAAAGGTGATGGATCCTACACTTCGCAAATGGAGAAGAACCCTATCCTCATCAAGGTTGAGACCCACAACCACCCCACCGCCGTGTCTCCTTATCCTGGTGCCGCCACCGGTTCCGGTGGTGAGATCCGTGACGAAGGTGCCACCGGACGGGGCTCCCACCCCAAGGCCGGTCTAGCCGGTTACACCACTTCGGATTTGCTCATTCCCAACTTCACTCAGCCTTGGGAGTCTGACATTGGCAGGCCGGCTCACATTGCTTCCGCTCTTGACATTATGATAGAAGCCCCTCTCGGTGCTGCTTCCTTCAACAACGAGTTTGGTCGTCCCGCTCTTGGTGGTTACTGGCGTACTTGGCTCATGTCTGTCAAGGACGCTGAAGGCAAAGAGGAGTGGAGGGGCTACCACAAGCCTATTATGATCGCTGGTGGTTTGGGTAACGTCCGACCTCAGTATGCCCGCAAGGACAAGATCTCTCCCGGATCCAAGGTTATTGTTCTTGGTGGTCCTGGTATGCTCATCGGTCTAGGTGGTGGTGCCGCCTCTTCCATGGCTTCCGGTGCTTCTTCCGCCGACCTCGACTTTGCTTCCGTTCAGCGAGAAAACCCAGAGATGGAGCGACGATGCCAGCAAGTTATCGATGCCTGTATTTCTCGAGGTGACGGTGCCGGTAACCCTATCGAGTCCATTCACGATGTTGGTGCTGGTGGTCTTTCCAACGCCTTGCCCGAGTTGGTGCACGATTCTGGTTTGGGTGCCGTCTTTGAGATCCGAGATGTCCTCGTTGACGACCCCTCCATGTCTCCCATGGAGATTTGGTGTAACGAGTCTCAAGAGCGATACGTTCTTGCAGTCGCAGCTGAGGATCTTGCCGCTTTTGAGGAGATTGCCAAGCGCGAGCGATGCCCCTTCTCCGTTGTCGGTACCGCCACCGCGGAAGAGCGTCTCATTGTCACTGACCGACTTTTGGGCGATAACGTCATTGACATATCTATGTCTGTCCTCTTTGGCAAGCCTCCTAGGATGCACAGAGAAGCCCAGACCATCCACCCCGAGCGAGATGCTTTCGACTCTTCCCTTTTCACCTATCTTCCCGCCTACGCTGGTGCTCCCAAGACCTCCCTCATGGCCGAGTCCATCAACCGTGTTCTCCGCTTGCCCTCTGTCGGTTCCAAATCTTTCTTGATTACCATTGGTGACCGAACTATTACCGGTTTGGTGACTCGAGATCAGATGGTCGGTCCCTGGCAAGTCCCCGTTGCCGACGTCGCCGTCACCCGATCTTCTTACGGTTTCGACGTCGTCGTCGGTGAGGCCATGTCCATGGGTGAACGAACTCCTCTCGCTCTTCTCAACGCCGGCGCTTCCGCTCGTATGGCCATTGCCGAATCCCTTACCAATCTTGCCGCTTCCTCCGTTGCCGACATCTCCCAGATCAAGCTTTCCGCCAACTGGATGTCCGCCGCCAGCCACTTTGGCGAAGGCGCGAAGCTCTACGAGGCTGTCCAAGCCATCGGCATGGACCTCTGTCCCAAGTTGGGTGTCGGTATTCCCGTTGGTAAGGACTCTATGTCCATGTCTATGAAGTGGCCCGGAGAGAAGGGCGAGCAGAAGCAGGTCACCGCGCCTTTGTCTTTGATTGTCACTGCCTTCGCCCCGGTTAACAACGTTGAGAAGACTTGGACTCCTGTTCTCAGGACTGACAAGGGCGAGACTGTCCTTGTATTCGTTGACCTTGCCAGGGGTAAGCAGAGACTTGGTGGTTCCGCTATTGCTCAGGTGTTCAAACAGTTGGGTGCCGATGCACCTGATGTTGAGGAGGCTGCCGATGTTCGTGCATTTTTCCAAGCCGTTCAGGCTTTGAAGAAGGCTGAAACCGTCCTCGCTTACCACGACCGATCCGACGGTGGTTTGCTCACCACTCTTGTCGAAATGGCCTTTGCTGGCAGATCTGGTATTGAAGTGACCGTTGATGCCATCAGCTCTTCAGGTGATGCCGTTGCCGCCTTGTTCAACGAAGAACTTGGTGCGGTCATGCAAGTCAAGACTGACGAACTCTCCGCCTTCACCGACGCTTTTGTCAAGGCCGGTTTCCCAACTCAACACATCCACGTCATCGGCAAGGTCCTCGGTCGAGAGAACCAGTCAGTTTCCATCATCCACAAATCCGAGGCGATCTACACTGGTACTCGAGGCCAGTTGCAGCAGCTCTGGGCTGAGACCTCTTACAAGATCCAGGTCATGCGTGATGAGCCTACCGGTGCCAAGGAAGAGTTCGACGCTATTCTTGACGATGATGACGAGGGTTTGGTTTACAATGTTCCCTTCAAGTACCTTCCCGACGTCACGGACGCCAACCGACTTGCCTCCCCTCCCAAGGTTGCCATCCTTCGTGAGCAAGGTGTTAACGGTCACATTGAGATGGCTTGGTCTTTCCACGCCGCCGGTTTCGAGGCTGTCGACGTCCACATGTCTGACATCATCTCATCTAAGgtttctctttcttccttcgCCGGGGTCGCCGCTTGCGGTGGTTTCTCCTATGGTGATGTTCTCGGCGCCGGTAACGGTTGGGCCAAGTCAGTCTTGCTCAACCCTACCGCCCGCAAGGAGTTCGAACAGTTCTTCCAGAGGGAAGATACTTTCGCCTTGGGTGTGTGTAACGGTTGTCAATTCTTTGCTCAGTTGAAGGAAATTATCCCTGGTACCGAGCATTGGCCTATCTTTAAGGCTAACCGCTCCGAGCGATTTGAAGGCCGTGTCGTCAACGTCAAGGTGTCTCCCGAAGCTGCCAAGTCTAACATCTTCTTCAGCGACATGGCCGGTGCCATCGTTCCCATAGCCGTTGCTCACGGGGAAGGCCGTCCATCTTTCGTCACTGGGTCCCTCGACGGACTCAACGAGAACAACCTTATTCCTCTACGATATGTTGACAGTACCGGCGCTGTTGCCACCACCTATCCTAAGAACCCCAACGGTGGCCCCGAAGGTATCGCTGCTGTCAGCACACTCAACGGTAGGGTGTTGGCTGTCATGCCCCACCCCGAACGAGTTGTCGCCAGGGAAAGCTTCTCTTGGTTCCCTGAGGAGATGGGCAAGACTTGGGAGGGGAAGGGTCCATGGTTCAGATTATTCCAGAACGCATATAAGTTCGCCACTGAGGGGAAACAATAG
- a CDS encoding GPI anchor biosynthesis-related protein, putative (Similar to TIGR gene model, INSD accession AAW45325.1) — protein sequence MGDYKSAKEAFVSDNPGATIWSINAVSLVALGTYALWIALSPYIQHGLLNSYLLCVLPILFGVTIFSTSPLIFTSFLSIISFAFIAKSQKRSNFPRSPEKPKGQWLDESDSDEEPAEPASAAGSAAVSPVKLLPSQVAFASGSLLSPDPTASPMSPSGSSGSGHEDPLGIMGVNRRRSPLEGVSIDAPSHFDNKIRISPVPSLRLKKPRATKAQGVEERGRLPFLTVYRAHMMLMTVICILAVDFDVFPRWQGKCEDFGTSLMDVGVGSFVFSLGLISTKSLSPPLPPPTPSSPALNSHLIPLTPSPLTSILMSLRKSIPILVLGFIRLIMVKGSDYPEHVTEYGVHWNFFFTLALVPVLAVGVRPLTRWFRWSVLGVAISLLHQLCLTYYLQSIVSSPSRSGIFLANKEGFSSLPGYLSIFLIGLSIGDHVLRLSLPPRRQRVVSETVEEHEQSHFERKKLDLIMELIGYSLGWWALLGGWIWAGGKVSRRLANGPYVFWVAAYNSTFLLGYLLLTHIIPSPISSQTLPSSSTLVPPLLDAMNKNGLVMFLAANLLTGLVNVSIETMYASAWLSMGVLMLYSLGVSWVAWVLKGRRIKI from the exons ATGGGGGATTACAAGTCGGCCAAAGAGGCCTTTGTCTCGGATAACCCAGGTGCTACCATCTGGAGTATCAACGCTGTCAGTCTGGTTGCTCTG GGGACGTATGCCCTCTGGATCGCCTTATCACCGTACATCCAGCATGGACTCTTGAACAGTTACCTGTTATGCGTCCTTCCCATACTATTCGGGGTGACCATTTTCTCAACTTCCCCTCTCATATTTACTTCTTTTTTGTCGATTATTTCTTTCGCTTTCATCGCGAAATCACAAAAACGCTCCAACTTTCCACGTTCACCCGAAAAGCCAAAAGGTCAATGGCTCGACGAATCTGACTCGGATGAAGAACCAGCAGAACCCGCTTCTGCGGCTGGATCTGCAGCAGTCTCACCAGTAAAACTTCTACCTTCTCAAGTAGCATTTGCTTCAGGATCTCTATTATCACCGGATCCGACAGCATCCCCCATGTCGCCGAGCGGTTCTTCTGGTTCAGGGCATGAAGACCCTTTAGGAATAATGGGCGTTAATAGACGAAGGTCGCCATTAGAAGGCGTCTCGATTGACGCCCCATCACATTTCGACAACAAGATAAGAATATCCCCTGTGCCTTCCTTGCGGCTCAAAAAGCCTAGGGCGACAAAGGCTCAAGGAGTGGAAGAAAGGGGAAGATTACCGTTTTTGACAGTGTACCGAGCGCATATGATGCTCATGACTGTCATTTGCATCTTGGCGGTAGATTTTGATGTGTTTCCTAGATGGCAGGGTAAGTGCGAAGATTTTGGTACCAGTTTG ATGGACGTGGGCGTCGGATCATTTGTCTTTTCCCTCGGGCTCATCTCCACAAaatctctttctcctccactCCCACCCCCTACCCCTTCCTCGCCAGCGCTCAACTCTCATCTCATCCCCCTTACCCCTTCCCCGTTAACTTCCATCCTCATGTCCCTCCGAAAGTCCATCCccatcctcgtcctcgGCTTTATACGTTTAATCATGGTCAAGGGCTCTGATTATCCTGAACATGTGACGGAGTACGGCGTGCACTGGAATTTCTTCTTTACGCTCGCACTAGTTCCTGTGCTGGCTGTAGGTGTTCGGCCATTGACAAGGTGGTTTCGCTGGAGTGTGCTTGGAGTGGCCATCTCCTTGCTGCATCAGTTGTGCTTGACATACTATCTTCAATCCATCGTTTCCTCGCCCAGCCGATCAGGCATCTTTTTGGCAAACAAAGAAGGTTTCTCTTCGCTTCCTGGTTATCTCTCCATATTTTTGATTGGTTTATCCATTGGAGATCATGTGTTAAGGCTCAGTCTACCACCAAGAAGGCAGAGAGTCGTGTCAGAAACGGTCGAAGAGCACGAGCAAAGCCATTTTGAGAGAAAAAAGCTGGATCTAATCATGGAGTTGATTGGATATAGTTTAGGCTGGTGGGCATTGCTAGGAGGCTGGATTTGGGCCGGTGGGAAGGTATCCAGGCGTTTG GCCAACGGTCCCTACGTATTCTGGGTAGCGGCATATAATAGCACCTTTCTCCTCGGCTacctcctcctcacccACATCATCCCATCTcccatctcttcccaaACATTGCCATCGTCATCGACCTTGGTACCTCCCTTGCTTGATGCTATGAATAAAAACGGTCTCGTGATGTTTTTGGCGGCCAACCTGCTTACAGGACTAGTGAATGTGAGCATAGAGACAATGTATGCATCGGCGTGGTTGTCGATGGGGGTTTTAATGTTGTATAGCTTGGGAGTCAGTTGGGTGGCGTGGGTACTGAAAGGACGGAGGATCAAAATATAG
- a CDS encoding uncharacterized protein (Similar to SGTC gene model, INSD accession EAL21427.1), translating into MPVLEHDDSIIKVPGQDIEFLFSAVHDCVVGGCLEDGEEVVFQERETTTKKVAVVRHRDEERFVINTCAFHNIDVLMSALPQELSQPRRLLKDPWTERHARGEGMKEASGKKGRRQHSGGGRGGNTGTLGRGTG; encoded by the exons ATGCCTGTCCTGGAACACGATGATTCAATTATTAAAGTCCCGGGACAG GACATCGAGTTCCTATTTTCGGCGGTGCACGACTGTGTTGTCGGTGGCTGCCTGGAAGATGGGGAGGAGGTGGTGTTCCAGGAACGAGAGACGACGACGAAGAAGGTTGCGGTTGTCAGGCATCGAGATGAAGAGCGCTTTGTTATCAATACCTGCGCTTTCCATAACATCGACGTTTTGATGTCTGCCCTTCCTCAGGAATTAAGCCAACCTCGCCGTCTTCTGAAGGACCCATGGACCGAACGCCACGCTCGAGGAGAGGGGATGAAGGAGGCGAGCGGAAAGAAAGGGCGGAGGCAACACAGTGGTGGCGGGAGAGGAGGTAATACGGGGACGCTGGGGAGAGGAACAGGATGA
- a CDS encoding uncharacterized protein (Similar to TIGR gene model, INSD accession AAW45237.1) — protein sequence MPTATINPALPPEPQQAWVKPTLSNTFEGKTYQPTHPDLFRVEFTASKGLEEGYASRLVALRDFAPNELIAPLTNISLAPEKAYSSVQFGTGPRDHLELNSDLLFMNHSCSPTTEVHLPPFRPNEWGVYATSKGLKKGESLEFFYPSTEWDMAQGFGCACGSDTCLGKINGAKYTSLKELHARGYINQHILALKNAQLKYAE from the exons ATGCCCACAGCGACCATTAATCCTGCTCTCCCTCCTGAACCTCAGCAAGCATGGGTCAAGCCCACTCTTTCCAACACTTTCGAGGGCAAGACGTATCAGCCTACACACCCTGACCTGTTTCGCGTCGAGTTTACTGCTAGTAAAGGGTTAGAAGAAGGCTATGCGAGTCGACTGGTTGCTTTACGG GATTTCGCTCCCAACGAGTTAATAGCTCCCCTTACCAACATCTCTCTTGCCCCTGAAAAGGCATATTCTTCCGTCCAATTCGGCACAGGCCCAAGAGATCATCTCGAGCTCAATTCTGACCTCTTATTCA TGAATCACTCTTGTTCCCCAACGACCGAAGTGCATTTGCCCCCTTTTCGACCTAACGAATGGGGAGTATATGCTACTTCCAAAGGCCTAAAAAAGGGAGAGTCTCTCGAGTTTTTCTACCCCAGTACGGAGTGGGATATGGCACAAGGCTTTGGCTGTGCTTGTGGATCCGAC ACTTGCCTGGGAAAGATTAACGGTGCAAAGTACACTTCTCTGAAAGAACTTCATGCGCGTGGCTATATCAACCAGCATATCCTTGCTCTTAAGAATGCTCAATTGAAGTATGCGGAATAG
- a CDS encoding uncharacterized protein (Similar to TIGR gene model, INSD accession AAW45322.1) yields MPINSYQPIPSQSPPISRSDSPSTSQTTFPPRLNHLSGDDDEEYQERLRGYQAEFNRPPPAWWKRMLLIVAIIAMGWLSIYLGRRGMSKKPQVIYASRYSEEFKYRPAASPVITETLPDGRIRIRGASVGGVGVREEDIPLTPAMKAKRDQERREEAREKAREKMGLKTRSKQKAKKRAKKTKA; encoded by the exons ATGCCTATCAACTCATATCAGCCCATTCCCTCCCAGTCGCCCCCTATCTCTCGGTCGGATTCCCCCTCTACATCACAAACCACTTTTCCCCCTCGTCTTAACCATCTTTCGGGcgatgacgatgaagaaTACCAAGAACGTTTGCGCGGGTACCAAGCTGAATTCAACCGACCACCTCCTGCTTGGTGGAAGCGTATGCTTCTGATAGTTGCAATCATTGCGATGGGTTGGCTTTCTATCTATCTCGGTAGACGGGGAATGAGCAAGAAGCCACAAGTGATTTATGCCAGTCG ATATTCCGAAGAGTTTAAATACCGGCCCGCTGCGTCGCCCGTTATTACCGAAACACTTCCTGATGGACGTATTCGAATTCGCGGAGCATCAGTTGGTGGAGTGGGAGTGCGGGAGGAGGATATCCCTTTGACACCGGCAATGAAGGCTAAGAGAGACcaggagaggagggaagaggctcgagaaaaggcaagagagaagatgggTCTGAAGACTAGGAGCAAACAGAAGGCTAAAAAGAGAGCGAAAAAGACTAAGGCATAA